Proteins encoded in a region of the Mycolicibacterium chitae genome:
- a CDS encoding DHH family phosphoesterase, whose amino-acid sequence MTAIEPTTETAPVGARVDAHGAADALSRARSVVIVAHVYPDADTIGAGLALAQVLEQAGKLVTVSFAAPALLPESLQSLPGGHLLARPDQVDPHPDLVVTVDIPSVSRLGGLQVLLGPDSDGSRPEVLVIDHHASNHLFGSVNYVDPSADSTTLLIAELLDAWGKPIDKFVAHCLYAGLITDTGSFRWASARAHRLAARLVELGVDNASISRTLLDTHPFSWLPMLSRVLSSAQLIPDALDGRGMVYAVVAHHEWSDARPEEVESIVDIVRTAQQAEVSAVFKEIEPEHWSVSLRAKAYDLTTLATGFGGGGHHFAAGYSTNGPVAEVVEELRVALG is encoded by the coding sequence GTGACGGCGATCGAACCGACGACTGAGACCGCACCAGTAGGCGCCCGCGTCGACGCGCACGGGGCCGCCGACGCGCTGTCGCGTGCCCGCAGTGTCGTCATCGTCGCGCATGTCTATCCCGACGCTGACACCATTGGGGCGGGCCTGGCCCTGGCCCAGGTGCTCGAGCAGGCCGGCAAGCTGGTGACGGTGAGCTTCGCCGCGCCGGCGCTGCTGCCCGAGTCGCTGCAGAGCCTGCCCGGCGGTCACCTGCTGGCGCGCCCGGACCAGGTGGATCCGCACCCTGATCTGGTGGTCACGGTCGACATCCCGAGCGTGAGCCGGCTCGGGGGGCTGCAGGTGTTGCTGGGCCCGGACTCCGACGGCTCCCGGCCCGAGGTGCTCGTCATCGATCACCACGCCTCCAACCACCTCTTCGGCAGCGTGAACTACGTGGACCCGTCGGCGGATTCGACGACGCTGCTGATCGCCGAGTTGCTGGATGCCTGGGGCAAGCCGATCGACAAGTTCGTGGCGCACTGCCTGTACGCGGGCCTGATCACCGACACCGGATCGTTCCGCTGGGCCAGCGCGCGGGCGCATCGGCTGGCGGCTCGGCTGGTCGAACTCGGCGTCGACAACGCCTCGATCAGCCGCACGCTGCTCGACACCCACCCGTTCTCGTGGCTGCCGATGCTGTCGCGGGTGCTGTCGTCGGCGCAGCTGATCCCGGACGCGCTGGACGGCCGCGGGATGGTGTATGCCGTCGTCGCGCACCACGAATGGTCGGATGCGCGGCCCGAGGAAGTCGAGAGCATCGTCGACATCGTGCGCACCGCGCAGCAGGCCGAGGTCTCGGCGGTGTTCAAGGAGATCGAACCGGAGCACTGGTCGGTGTCGTTGCGCGCCAAGGCCTACGACTTGACCACGCTGGCAACGGGTTTCGGTGGTGGCGGGCATCACTTTGCCGCCGGCTATTCGACGAACGGTCCGGTTGCCGAGGTGGTCGAGGAGTTGCGTGTCGCCCTCGGGTGA
- a CDS encoding MATE family efflux transporter, translating into MSPSGDPEAPSSRTIAGLALPALGVLAAEPLYLLFDIAVVGRLGALALAGLAIGGLILALVASQGTFLSYGTTARSARHYGAGDRTAALGEGVQATWLAVGVGLLIIAVVQAFAAPIVTVIAGAEDIADAALPWLRIAILGAPAILISLAGNGWMRGVQDTVRPLRYVIIGFGLSAVLCPLLVYGWLGMPRLELAGSAVANVCGQWLAAALFCRALLVERVPLRPNPDVLRSQAVMGRDLLLRSLAFQACFVSAAAVAARFGAAAVAAHQVVLQLWSFLSLALDSLAIAAQALVGAALGGGRAAHAKAVAGRVTLFSTAAAVGLALVMAAGSSVFPKVFTTDQAVLDSIGVPWWFLVAQLPVAGVVFALDGVLLGAGDAKFMRNATLASALLGFLPLIWLSLVFDWGLWGIWAGLSTFMVLRLVFVGARTLSGRWAV; encoded by the coding sequence GTGTCGCCCTCGGGTGATCCGGAAGCGCCCTCGAGTCGTACCATCGCCGGACTGGCGCTGCCCGCCCTGGGCGTGCTGGCCGCCGAGCCGCTGTACCTGTTGTTCGACATCGCGGTGGTGGGCCGCCTCGGTGCGCTCGCCCTGGCCGGTCTGGCCATCGGCGGACTGATCCTGGCGCTGGTCGCCTCGCAGGGCACGTTCCTGTCCTACGGCACCACCGCGCGCTCGGCCCGGCACTACGGTGCCGGCGACCGGACGGCCGCCCTCGGCGAGGGCGTTCAGGCCACCTGGCTCGCCGTCGGCGTGGGATTGCTGATCATCGCCGTGGTGCAGGCTTTCGCGGCCCCCATCGTGACCGTGATCGCCGGCGCCGAGGACATCGCCGACGCCGCGCTGCCGTGGCTGCGGATCGCCATCCTGGGCGCCCCGGCCATCCTGATCTCGCTGGCCGGCAACGGCTGGATGCGCGGCGTGCAGGACACCGTGCGCCCGCTGCGGTACGTCATCATCGGCTTCGGGCTCTCGGCGGTGCTGTGCCCGCTGCTGGTCTACGGCTGGCTGGGGATGCCGCGGCTGGAGTTGGCCGGGTCCGCGGTGGCCAACGTGTGCGGTCAGTGGCTGGCCGCGGCGCTGTTCTGCCGCGCGTTGCTGGTCGAGCGGGTGCCGCTGCGGCCCAATCCGGATGTGCTGCGCTCCCAGGCGGTGATGGGCCGTGATCTGCTGTTGCGCTCGTTGGCGTTCCAGGCCTGCTTCGTCTCCGCGGCCGCCGTCGCCGCGCGGTTCGGCGCGGCGGCAGTGGCCGCGCACCAGGTGGTGCTGCAGCTGTGGAGCTTCCTGTCGCTGGCGCTGGATTCGCTGGCGATCGCCGCGCAGGCGCTGGTGGGCGCGGCGTTGGGCGGGGGGCGCGCCGCGCACGCCAAGGCCGTCGCTGGCCGGGTGACGCTGTTCTCCACCGCGGCCGCGGTGGGCCTGGCCCTGGTGATGGCCGCTGGCTCTTCGGTGTTCCCCAAGGTGTTCACCACCGATCAGGCCGTGCTGGACAGCATCGGGGTGCCGTGGTGGTTCCTGGTGGCCCAATTGCCGGTCGCCGGTGTGGTTTTCGCGCTCGACGGGGTACTGCTGGGCGCCGGGGACGCGAAGTTCATGCGCAACGCCACCCTGGCCAGTGCGCTGCTGGGCTTCCTGCCGCTGATCTGGTTGTCGCTGGTGTTCGACTGGGGCCTGTGGGGGATCTGGGCCGGGCTGTCGACGTTCATGGTGCTGCGACTGGTGTTCGTCGGCGCGCGGACGCTGTCGGGCCGCTGGGCGGTCTAG
- the rbfA gene encoding 30S ribosome-binding factor RbfA produces MADPARAKRLAKRISTIVASAIEYEIKDPRLAGVTITDAKVTGDLHDATLYYTVLGRNLDEEPDYVGAAAALERAKGVLRTKVGAGTGVRYTPTLTFERDTVPDAAHRMEELLARARAADADLARVREGAKPAGEADPYRVTGVEGNEGAQHTDSEDTGDGDRTDD; encoded by the coding sequence ATGGCAGATCCGGCACGGGCCAAACGGCTGGCCAAGCGGATCTCGACGATCGTCGCCTCGGCGATCGAGTACGAGATCAAGGATCCGCGGCTGGCGGGCGTGACGATCACCGATGCCAAGGTCACCGGTGATCTGCACGACGCCACGCTGTACTACACGGTGCTGGGCCGCAACCTCGACGAGGAACCCGACTACGTCGGGGCGGCGGCCGCACTGGAGCGCGCCAAGGGCGTACTGCGCACGAAAGTCGGTGCGGGGACGGGGGTTCGGTACACCCCGACACTGACCTTCGAGCGCGACACCGTGCCCGATGCGGCGCATCGGATGGAGGAGCTGCTGGCCCGGGCCCGGGCGGCGGATGCCGACCTGGCGCGGGTTCGCGAGGGTGCCAAGCCGGCGGGGGAGGCCGACCCGTACCGTGTCACTGGGGTGGAGGGCAACGAGGGGGCCCAACATACCGACTCCGAGGACACCGGTGACGGCGATCGAACCGACGACTGA
- the infB gene encoding translation initiation factor IF-2, giving the protein MAKARVHELAKELGVTSKEVLARLSEQGEFVKSASSTVEAPVARRLRESFGGGKAAEKAPQKSAPAPAKAPAKAAPAPAPAAPAAAAPATPGPKPGGPKPGAPKPAAPTPPPAATPPAAATPPAAAAQAPAAPTPGATPAPPRPATPGPKPGMPRPPRVGNNPFSTQQPVERPAPRPQGPRPGPGPGGPRPGPGAVRPGITPGNMPPRPATGAPGRGGPRPGPRPGGGPRPGPGQGGRPGGGGGGNYRGGGPGAGGAGAAAGGFRGRPGGGGRPGQRGGAAGAFGRPGGAPRRGRKSKRQKRQEYDSMQAPVVGGVRLPHGNGETIRLARGASLSDFAEKIDANPAALVQALFNLGEMVTATQSVGDDTLELLGSEMNFKVQVVSPEDEDRELLESFDLTYGEDEGGEEDLESRPPVVTVMGHVDHGKTRLLDTIRKENVGEGEAGGITQHIGAYQVTVEHEGADRPITFIDTPGHEAFTAMRARGAKATDIAILVVAADDGVMPQTVEAINHAQAADVPIVVAVNKIDKEGADPTKIRSQLTEYNLVAEDFGGETMFVDISAKQGTNIENLLEAVLLTADAALDLRANPDMEAQGVAIEAHLDRGRGPVATVLIQRGTLRVGDSIVAGDAYGRVRRMIDEHGDDVEEASPSRPVQVVGFTSVPGAGDNLLVVDEDRIARQIADRRSARKRNALAARSRKRISLDDLDAALKETSQLNLILKGDNSGTVEALEEALLGIEIDDEVELRVIDRGVGGVTETNVNLASASDAIIIGFNVRAEGKATELANRDGVDIRYYSVIYQAIDEIQSALKGMLKPIYEEKELGRAEIRAIFRSSKVGNIAGCLVTSGIMRRNAKARLLRDNVVVAENLTVSSLKREKDDATEVREGYECGLTLTYNDIKEGDVIETYELVEKDRG; this is encoded by the coding sequence GTGGCAAAGGCCCGCGTGCACGAGTTGGCTAAGGAACTCGGTGTCACCAGCAAGGAAGTCCTCGCTCGCCTGAGTGAGCAGGGCGAATTCGTGAAATCGGCGTCGTCGACGGTGGAAGCACCCGTCGCGCGTCGACTCCGGGAATCGTTCGGGGGCGGCAAGGCGGCCGAGAAGGCGCCGCAGAAGTCCGCCCCGGCACCCGCAAAAGCCCCGGCGAAGGCCGCCCCGGCCCCGGCTCCGGCGGCTCCGGCCGCGGCGGCGCCGGCGACCCCCGGCCCCAAGCCCGGCGGCCCCAAGCCGGGAGCCCCCAAACCCGCGGCTCCGACCCCGCCTCCGGCGGCCACCCCGCCCGCGGCGGCGACCCCGCCGGCCGCGGCCGCGCAAGCCCCGGCCGCCCCGACCCCCGGAGCCACCCCCGCGCCGCCTCGGCCCGCGACCCCCGGTCCCAAGCCGGGTATGCCGCGTCCGCCGCGCGTGGGCAACAACCCGTTCTCGACGCAGCAGCCGGTCGAACGCCCGGCCCCGCGTCCCCAGGGCCCGCGGCCCGGCCCCGGACCCGGCGGTCCGCGGCCCGGCCCCGGCGCCGTGCGTCCCGGCATCACGCCGGGCAACATGCCGCCCCGCCCCGCCACCGGTGCCCCCGGCCGCGGTGGCCCGCGTCCGGGCCCGCGGCCCGGTGGCGGTCCGCGTCCCGGCCCAGGTCAGGGCGGTCGTCCCGGCGGTGGCGGCGGCGGTAACTACCGCGGCGGCGGCCCCGGTGCAGGTGGCGCCGGTGCGGCGGCCGGTGGCTTCCGGGGTCGTCCCGGTGGCGGCGGTCGCCCCGGTCAGCGCGGCGGTGCCGCGGGTGCGTTCGGTCGGCCCGGCGGTGCGCCCCGACGCGGTCGCAAGTCGAAGCGGCAGAAGCGTCAGGAATACGACTCGATGCAGGCGCCGGTCGTCGGTGGCGTGCGGTTGCCGCACGGCAACGGCGAGACCATCCGGCTGGCCCGCGGAGCTTCCCTGTCCGACTTCGCCGAGAAGATCGACGCCAACCCGGCCGCGCTGGTGCAGGCGCTGTTCAACCTCGGTGAGATGGTCACCGCCACGCAGTCCGTCGGCGACGACACCCTGGAGTTGCTCGGCAGCGAGATGAACTTCAAGGTCCAGGTCGTTTCGCCGGAGGACGAGGACCGCGAACTGCTGGAATCCTTCGACCTCACCTACGGCGAGGACGAGGGCGGCGAGGAGGACCTCGAGTCCCGTCCGCCCGTGGTCACGGTCATGGGTCACGTCGACCACGGCAAGACCCGCCTGCTCGACACCATCCGCAAGGAGAACGTCGGCGAGGGCGAGGCCGGCGGCATCACCCAGCACATCGGTGCCTACCAGGTCACCGTCGAGCACGAGGGCGCCGATCGTCCGATCACCTTCATCGACACCCCGGGTCACGAGGCGTTCACCGCCATGCGCGCCCGCGGCGCCAAGGCCACCGACATCGCGATCCTGGTGGTCGCCGCCGACGACGGCGTCATGCCGCAGACGGTGGAGGCGATCAACCACGCGCAGGCGGCCGACGTGCCGATCGTGGTGGCGGTCAACAAGATCGACAAGGAGGGCGCCGACCCGACCAAGATCCGTTCGCAGCTCACCGAGTACAACCTGGTGGCCGAGGACTTCGGCGGCGAGACCATGTTCGTCGACATCTCCGCCAAGCAGGGCACCAACATCGAGAACCTGCTCGAGGCGGTCCTGCTGACGGCCGACGCCGCCCTGGACCTGCGGGCCAACCCCGACATGGAGGCCCAGGGTGTGGCGATCGAGGCGCACCTGGACCGCGGTCGCGGCCCGGTGGCCACCGTGCTCATCCAGCGCGGCACCCTGCGGGTCGGCGACTCGATCGTCGCCGGCGACGCCTACGGGCGTGTGCGCCGGATGATCGACGAGCACGGCGACGACGTCGAAGAGGCGTCGCCGTCGCGGCCCGTGCAGGTCGTCGGGTTCACCTCGGTGCCGGGTGCCGGCGACAACCTGCTGGTGGTCGACGAGGACCGGATCGCCCGCCAGATCGCCGACCGGCGCAGCGCGCGCAAGCGCAACGCGTTGGCCGCGCGCTCGCGCAAGCGGATCAGCCTGGACGATCTGGATGCGGCGCTGAAGGAAACCAGCCAGCTCAACCTGATCCTGAAGGGCGACAACTCCGGCACCGTCGAGGCGCTGGAAGAGGCGCTGCTGGGCATCGAGATCGACGACGAGGTGGAACTGCGCGTCATCGACCGCGGCGTCGGTGGGGTCACCGAGACCAACGTCAACCTGGCGTCGGCCTCGGATGCGATCATCATCGGCTTCAACGTGCGCGCCGAGGGCAAGGCCACCGAGTTGGCCAACCGCGACGGTGTGGACATCCGCTACTACTCGGTGATCTACCAGGCCATCGACGAGATCCAGAGCGCGCTCAAGGGCATGCTCAAGCCGATCTACGAGGAGAAGGAACTCGGCCGCGCCGAGATCCGGGCCATCTTCCGGTCGTCGAAGGTCGGCAACATCGCCGGCTGCCTGGTCACCTCGGGCATCATGCGGCGCAACGCCAAGGCGCGGTTGCTGCGTGACAACGTCGTGGTCGCCGAGAACCTGACGGTGTCCTCGCTCAAGCGCGAGAAGGACGACGCCACCGAGGTCCGCGAGGGCTACGAGTGCGGTCTGACGTTGACCTACAACGACATCAAGGAAGGCGACGTCATCGAGACCTACGAGCTGGTCGAGAAGGACCGCGGGTAG
- a CDS encoding YlxR family protein: protein MIQRENSVLITRKHRRTAGPVRTCVGCRKRELAVDLVRVVAELDNDDQRQHGVAVIVDTAGNLPGRGAWLHPDPQCLQESLRRRAFARALRITGPPDTSAVVEYFEHIEAPDDLGEKNR from the coding sequence GTGATCCAGCGCGAGAATTCGGTCCTCATCACACGGAAGCATCGCCGTACCGCCGGTCCGGTGCGGACGTGTGTCGGGTGCCGGAAGCGAGAGCTGGCCGTCGATCTGGTTCGGGTAGTGGCCGAGCTCGACAATGATGACCAACGCCAGCATGGCGTCGCCGTCATTGTTGACACGGCAGGTAATCTTCCTGGTCGGGGTGCGTGGTTGCATCCCGATCCGCAGTGCCTGCAGGAATCGCTTCGACGGCGAGCCTTTGCACGAGCACTGCGTATCACCGGTCCACCGGACACGTCCGCGGTGGTCGAGTACTTCGAGCACATCGAAGCACCCGATGACCTCGGTGAGAAGAACAGGTAG
- the nusA gene encoding transcription termination factor NusA → MNIDMAALHAIEVDRGIPAGELLETIKSALLTAYRHTEGHQPDASIDIDRKTGEVKVIAREHDDEGRVISEWDDTPDGFGRVAATTARQVMLQRFRDAENEKIYGEFSAREGDIVAGVIQRDARANARGEVVLRMGSETKYSEGVIPSSEQVPGESYEHGDRLRCFVLGVTRGAREPQIRLSRTHPNLVRKLFSLEVPEIADGSVDIVAVAREAGHRSKIAVTSRVSGLNAKGACIGPMGQRVRNVMSELSGEKIDIIDYDEDPARFVANALSPAKVVSVSIIDPNTRAARVVVPDFQLSLAIGKEGQNARLAARLTGWRIDIRSDAEIPAEEAERPDSARGAAREG, encoded by the coding sequence ATGAACATCGACATGGCCGCACTGCACGCGATCGAAGTGGACCGTGGAATTCCGGCGGGCGAACTCCTCGAGACCATCAAGTCGGCGCTGCTGACCGCCTACCGGCACACCGAGGGGCATCAACCCGACGCGAGCATCGACATCGACCGCAAGACGGGCGAGGTCAAGGTCATCGCGCGCGAGCACGACGACGAGGGTCGCGTCATCAGCGAGTGGGACGACACCCCCGACGGGTTCGGCCGGGTCGCGGCGACCACGGCCCGGCAGGTCATGCTGCAGCGCTTCCGGGATGCCGAGAACGAGAAGATCTACGGCGAGTTCTCGGCCCGCGAGGGCGACATCGTCGCCGGGGTCATCCAGCGCGATGCGCGCGCCAACGCCCGCGGCGAGGTGGTGCTGCGGATGGGCAGCGAGACCAAGTACTCCGAGGGCGTCATCCCGTCGTCGGAGCAGGTGCCGGGCGAGTCCTACGAGCACGGCGACCGGCTGCGCTGCTTCGTGCTCGGTGTGACGCGGGGCGCGCGCGAACCCCAGATCCGGCTCTCGCGCACCCACCCCAACCTGGTGCGCAAGCTGTTCTCGCTGGAGGTGCCCGAGATCGCCGACGGCTCGGTCGACATCGTCGCCGTCGCGCGGGAGGCCGGCCACCGGTCCAAGATCGCGGTGACCTCCCGCGTGTCGGGGCTCAACGCCAAGGGCGCGTGCATCGGGCCCATGGGGCAGCGGGTGCGCAACGTGATGAGCGAGCTGTCCGGCGAGAAGATCGACATCATCGACTACGACGAGGACCCGGCGCGGTTCGTGGCCAACGCGTTGTCGCCGGCCAAGGTGGTCTCGGTGTCGATCATCGACCCCAACACCCGCGCGGCCCGCGTCGTGGTGCCCGACTTCCAATTGTCGCTGGCCATCGGCAAGGAGGGGCAGAACGCGCGGTTGGCCGCCCGGCTCACCGGCTGGCGCATCGATATCCGCAGCGACGCCGAAATCCCTGCTGAGGAGGCCGAACGTCCCGATTCCGCGCGCGGTGCGGCGCGCGAGGGTTAG
- the rimP gene encoding ribosome maturation factor RimP translates to MTQRTGSTGGLPAPSQVIDLLGAEFERAGYEVEDVVVDAAARPPKIVVVADGDTPLNLDTVAELSRAASELLDPVTEASVPYILEVTSPGVDRPLTAPKHFRRAHGRKVELTLAEGSALVGRVAEVDDGVLTVVVRARSDFELRQIKLDDIAKAVVQVDFSSPSKRELELVGQTGRGAD, encoded by the coding sequence GTGACGCAGCGCACCGGATCGACCGGGGGGCTACCCGCGCCGTCGCAGGTAATCGATCTCCTCGGTGCGGAATTCGAACGCGCGGGCTACGAGGTCGAGGACGTCGTCGTCGACGCCGCGGCCCGGCCGCCCAAGATCGTCGTGGTGGCCGACGGCGACACGCCCCTGAATCTGGACACCGTCGCCGAGTTGTCCCGGGCTGCTTCGGAACTGCTCGACCCCGTGACCGAGGCGAGCGTGCCCTACATCCTGGAGGTGACCTCGCCCGGCGTCGACCGCCCGCTGACCGCCCCGAAACACTTCCGCCGCGCGCACGGCCGCAAGGTCGAACTGACGCTGGCCGAGGGCTCCGCGCTGGTGGGCCGCGTCGCCGAGGTGGACGACGGCGTGCTCACGGTGGTGGTCCGCGCCCGCTCGGACTTCGAGCTGCGCCAGATCAAACTTGACGACATTGCCAAAGCCGTTGTCCAGGTGGACTTTTCCTCACCGAGCAAACGAGAGTTGGAGCTGGTGGGCCAAACCGGAAGAGGGGCCGATTAA
- a CDS encoding ABC transporter ATP-binding protein, whose translation MTAATLSPPETAVTENAIAIDDLTVTFSSKRGTVTALQDIDLRVADGEFVSIAGPSGCGKSTLLKVIAGLTASTAGDVRLRGKPVQGPQRGIGYVFQRAALLEWRSVRKNVLLQAEMRGMPRKAAQQRCDYLLEMTGLTGFESALPHELSGGMQQRVSLCRALLHEPGVLLMDEPFGALDALTREKMNVELHRIWRETGTTVVLVTHSVAEAVYLANRVVVMSPRPGRIVEIQDVDLPAERAYGETMERPEFIRVANRVRDLLGSPTAAD comes from the coding sequence ATGACCGCTGCGACACTGTCCCCACCGGAAACCGCCGTGACCGAAAACGCCATCGCGATCGACGATCTGACCGTCACTTTCTCCTCCAAGCGCGGCACCGTGACCGCGCTGCAGGACATCGACCTGCGGGTCGCCGACGGTGAGTTCGTCTCCATCGCGGGCCCGTCGGGCTGCGGAAAATCGACGCTGCTCAAGGTCATCGCCGGGCTCACGGCATCCACCGCCGGCGATGTGCGGCTGCGCGGAAAACCAGTCCAGGGGCCGCAACGAGGGATCGGTTACGTATTCCAGCGCGCCGCGCTCCTGGAGTGGCGTTCCGTGCGCAAGAACGTGCTGTTGCAGGCGGAGATGCGCGGCATGCCCCGCAAGGCCGCCCAGCAGCGCTGCGATTACCTGCTGGAGATGACCGGACTCACTGGATTCGAAAGCGCCCTACCCCACGAGTTGTCCGGCGGTATGCAGCAACGCGTTTCGCTGTGTCGCGCGCTGCTCCACGAACCCGGGGTCCTGCTGATGGACGAGCCGTTCGGTGCGCTGGACGCTCTCACCAGAGAGAAGATGAACGTCGAGTTGCATCGCATCTGGCGCGAGACCGGCACCACGGTGGTGTTGGTGACCCACTCGGTGGCCGAGGCCGTATATCTGGCCAACCGCGTCGTGGTGATGAGCCCCCGGCCCGGCCGCATCGTCGAGATCCAGGACGTCGACCTCCCGGCGGAGCGCGCTTACGGGGAGACAATGGAGCGGCCCGAATTCATCCGGGTGGCCAACCGAGTGCGCGATCTGCTCGGCAGCCCCACCGCCGCGGATTGA
- a CDS encoding ferritin-like domain-containing protein — protein sequence MTSPVNSPEPQRPTEPPAAALFDALVTAHATVYGYGIVSARSTPEDNYLVAKAIGAHREHREALLDMLARRSVDPPLVAAGYQLPMAVDGPIDAANLAVRMENDAAVAWRAVVEQTDDHDERAYAVSALTQCAVNAAFWKQTLKIWPVTTAFPGGTE from the coding sequence ATGACCTCGCCGGTCAATTCGCCGGAACCGCAGCGGCCGACCGAACCGCCCGCGGCGGCCCTGTTCGACGCCCTGGTGACCGCACACGCCACCGTCTACGGCTACGGGATCGTGTCGGCGCGCTCCACCCCGGAGGACAACTACCTGGTGGCCAAGGCCATCGGCGCGCACCGCGAACACCGCGAGGCGCTGCTGGACATGCTGGCGCGCCGATCGGTGGACCCGCCGCTGGTGGCCGCGGGCTATCAGCTCCCCATGGCGGTCGACGGGCCGATCGACGCCGCCAACCTGGCCGTGCGCATGGAGAACGACGCCGCCGTGGCGTGGCGGGCCGTGGTCGAGCAGACCGACGACCACGACGAGCGCGCCTACGCGGTCTCGGCGCTGACCCAGTGCGCGGTCAACGCCGCTTTCTGGAAGCAGACGCTGAAGATCTGGCCGGTGACGACGGCGTTCCCCGGCGGCACCGAATAG
- a CDS encoding ABC transporter substrate-binding protein gives MSVNRTHIAVAAATATAAMLALAGCGSSTEDAPAADGSASSSTLMLNWYPYGEHAPFYYGVQEGIFAEHGIDLQIDAGQGSTKTAQAVGTSKVDFGWADAPAVLSNIDKGVDIKSTGVFLQTTPSAVQVFADSGIETPQDLVGRTIAVSAGDAPTTTFPIYLDKVDVPADAVTQQSLDAAGKMSALMSGRVDGLIGFSHDQGPTIADKSGRAVHYLRYSDAGLNFFSNGLIAHTATISDEPELVQAMVDATSEAFAAAVADPEAAVEAMVGKDPQMPPREVLLEQWQQTIPLLSTPATADLPPGANSAEDWTTTISTLTEAGLLESAKEPGAYWESSFAPKTDQ, from the coding sequence ATGTCCGTCAACCGAACCCACATCGCCGTCGCCGCGGCCACGGCCACGGCCGCCATGCTGGCCCTCGCCGGCTGCGGCAGCAGCACCGAAGATGCCCCTGCCGCAGACGGTTCAGCCTCGTCGTCCACGCTGATGCTGAACTGGTACCCGTACGGTGAGCACGCCCCGTTCTACTACGGCGTCCAGGAGGGCATCTTCGCCGAGCACGGCATCGACCTCCAGATCGACGCCGGCCAAGGCTCCACCAAGACCGCCCAGGCCGTGGGCACCTCGAAGGTGGACTTCGGCTGGGCCGACGCACCGGCAGTCCTGAGCAACATCGACAAGGGTGTCGACATCAAGAGCACCGGGGTCTTCCTGCAGACCACACCGTCGGCCGTGCAGGTGTTCGCCGACTCCGGCATCGAGACCCCGCAGGACCTCGTCGGCCGGACCATCGCGGTATCGGCCGGTGACGCCCCCACCACCACCTTCCCGATCTATCTCGACAAGGTCGACGTGCCCGCCGACGCGGTCACCCAACAGAGCCTGGACGCGGCCGGCAAGATGTCCGCCTTGATGTCCGGCCGGGTCGACGGCCTGATCGGCTTCTCCCACGATCAGGGACCGACCATCGCCGACAAGAGCGGACGCGCCGTGCATTATCTGCGCTATTCCGATGCCGGCCTGAACTTCTTCAGCAACGGCCTGATCGCGCACACCGCCACCATCTCCGACGAGCCCGAGTTGGTGCAGGCGATGGTCGACGCCACCAGCGAGGCGTTCGCCGCCGCCGTCGCCGACCCAGAGGCCGCGGTGGAGGCGATGGTGGGCAAGGACCCGCAGATGCCGCCGCGTGAGGTGTTGTTGGAGCAGTGGCAGCAGACCATTCCGTTGTTGTCCACTCCGGCCACCGCCGACCTGCCCCCCGGCGCCAACTCGGCGGAGGACTGGACCACCACCATCAGCACGCTGACCGAGGCCGGACTCTTGGAGTCGGCCAAGGAGCCCGGTGCATACTGGGAATCGTCGTTCGCCCCCAAGACCGATCAGTAG